TTAGAAGAAGGGTTTTTTCCACTCACTAGCGAATCAAGCAATATAGAAGAAGAAAGAAGACTTGCTTATGTAGCAATCACTAGAGCCAAGAAAAAACTTTATTTAAGCTATGCTAATTCTAGATTTTATAAAGGAAGTCGCACAAGATTAGAAAAAAGTAGATTTTTTGGCGAGAGTAATGTAATCAAAAAAGAATTAACACTAGATCATCAAAAAAATTGCTACAAAAAAGGCGATTTAATCAAACATAAAATTTTTGGCATAGGTAGAGTTACTGGGGTAAGTAAAATAGGAGCTGAAGAAAAACTCACGATTAATTTTGGAGGCATAGAAAGAATGATAATGTCAAGTTTTGTGGAAAAAGTAATATGAATAAACTTTTTGTAGCTTACAAACCAAGTGGAATAAGTTCTAATGCTTTTTTAGGCAAACTGAAGAAAAAATATAAAAACAAAAAAGCAGGTTTTTCAGGAACACTTGATCCTTTTGCAAAAGGTGTTTTGCTTATAGCCTTTGATCAATACACAAAACTTTTTCGCTTTTTTGATAAAAATCCAAAAGTTTATAAAGCAACACTTTGGCTAGGCGTGTATTCACTAAGCCTTGATAATCAAAACATCAAAGAGATCAATCTTATAAATGCCTTTAATAAGCAAATTTTAGAACAAATTAAAAATGAACTTTTAGGTAAAATCACCTACACCCCACCCGCATTTTGTGCAAAAAAAATAGATGGAGTGCGCTCTTATGAGCTTGCAAAAAGAGGTTTTGAAGTCAATTTAAAACCCTGCGTTATGGAAATTTTTTATACTAAAATTTTACATTACAATCATCCTTTTTTAACTATAGAAATAGCAGTTAGTGAGGGTTCTTATATACGCTCTTATTGTGAATTATTTGCTAGAAAACTTGGTATTAAAGCCACACTCAGCTCACTAGAGCGTTTAAGCGAGGGAAGGTTTTTTTATGAGAATGAAAAAGAGTTAAATCCTTTAGCTTATTTAAATCTTAGAAAAAATACGATAAAATATCCCCAAAAATTACACAATGGACAAAAAA
This genomic stretch from Campylobacter lari subsp. concheus harbors:
- the truB gene encoding tRNA pseudouridine(55) synthase TruB (catalyzes isomerization of specific uridines in RNA to pseudouridine; responsible for residues in T loops of many tRNAs) yields the protein MNKLFVAYKPSGISSNAFLGKLKKKYKNKKAGFSGTLDPFAKGVLLIAFDQYTKLFRFFDKNPKVYKATLWLGVYSLSLDNQNIKEINLINAFNKQILEQIKNELLGKITYTPPAFCAKKIDGVRSYELAKRGFEVNLKPCVMEIFYTKILHYNHPFLTIEIAVSEGSYIRSYCELFARKLGIKATLSSLERLSEGRFFYENEKELNPLAYLNLRKNTIKYPQKLHNGQKIFLDDLEIQEEGSYILEEKDFFSIISIQDNQVQYYLNKVLKC